Proteins encoded in a region of the Solanum dulcamara chromosome 9, daSolDulc1.2, whole genome shotgun sequence genome:
- the LOC129903312 gene encoding signal peptide peptidase-like, which produces MKNMERLANVALLGLSLAPLVVNVDPNVNVIATACLTVFVGCCRSVKPTPPSETMSNEHAMRFPLVGSAMLLSLFLLFKFLSKDLVNAVLTCYFFVLGIAALSATLLPAIKRFLPNKWNENLIIWHFPYFRSLEIEFTRSQIVASIPGTIFCVWYAKQKHWLANNVLGLAFCIQGIEMLSLGSFKTGAILLAGLFVYDIFWVFFTPVMVSVAKSFDAPIKLLFPTADAKRPFSMLGLGDIVIPGIFVALALRFDVSMGKEPQYFKSAFLGYTFGLAVTIFVMNWFQAAQPALLYIVPAVIGFLAVHCIWNGDVKPLLEFDEGKTKDAEEADAKESKKVE; this is translated from the exons ATGAAGAACATGGAGCGTCTTGCCAATGTTGCTTTGTTAG GTTTGAGTCTGGCACCACTGGTAGTGAATGTGGATCCAAATGTAAATGTCATAGCAACAGCCTGCCTTACTGTCTTTGTGGGTTGCTGCCGTTCTGTTAAGCCTACTCCGCCTTCG GAAACAATGTCTAATGAACATGCAATGAGATTTCCCTTGGTTGGAAGTGCAATGCTCTTGTCATTGTTCTTGCTTTTTAAATTCCTGTCAAAAGACCTGGTTAATGCTGTGTTGACGTGCTACTTCTTCGTACTTGGCATTGCTGCACTTTC GGCGACATTGTTACCTGCTATTAAACGTTTCTTGCCAAATAAGTGGAATGAAAATCTCATAATATGGCACTTCCCATATTTCCGCT CTTTGGAGATTGAGTTCACAAGGTCTCAGATTGTTGCTTCAATTCCTGGAACCATTTTCTGTGTATGGTATGCTAAACAGAAGCATTGGCTAGCTAACAACGTTTTGGGCCTTGCCTTTTGCATTCAG GGTATTGAAATGCTTTCACTTGGATCATTTAAGACTGGTGCCATACTATTG GCAGGACTTTTTGTGTATGACATCTTTTGGGTCTTTTTTACCCCAGTGATGGTCAGTGTAGCCAAATCTTTTGATGCTCCTATCAAG CTTTTGTTCCCCACTGCGGATGCTAAACGCCCCTTCTCAATGCTGGGTCTTGGAGATATAGTTATCCCAG GCATTTTTGTTGCATTGGCACTCCGTTTTGATGTCTCCATGGGGAAGGAGCCCCAATACTTCAAGAGTGCATTTTTAGGATACACATTTGGTTTGGCAGTCACGATATTTGTTATGAACTGGTTCCAAGCTGCACAG CCTGCTCTGCTATATATTGTTCCAGCTGTAATTGGATTCTTGGCGGTACACTGCATATGGAATGGGGATGTGAAGCCT TTGTTGGAGTTTGATGAAGGAAAGACGAAAGATGCTGAAGAAGCTGATGCCAAAGAAAGCAAGAAGGTAGAATGA